The following DNA comes from Fervidobacterium gondwanense DSM 13020.
GATTAATAACCTCGATTTGTGCAATTAAGAAGTGTGAACAAGCTTGTATTTCCAAAGCAGTTGGAACTCTGTTGTTCGGAGGACGACACTTAACAACGTTAGTTATATATACTTCTTCACGTCTTATATTAACCGATTCGAGTATCTTAGTCAGAAGTTGACCAGCACGCCCGACAAAAGGTCTTCCTTGGTTGTCTTCTTCTTCCCCCGGACCTTCACCAACAAACATGATTGGTGAATGTACGTTACCCTCACCAGGTACGGCATTGGTTCTTATAAAACCGAGAGGACAGCTTTGACATTCATGTACCCTATTTTCTATATCCTTCATTAAGTCTTCTTTTTTCACCACTTTCTCCCCCACATGTTAATCACAATCTAACAATTTTATTATAACACAAAACTATCTTTTCATGCAATATTTTTTTCATTTATCTGAAAATAGTATACAAAACATGACAAATAAAAAACGCTACCATTTAACAATGGTAGCGTTCAAGTTTTTACATATCTAAAAAAGTTAGCTTTCCAAGTTATTTTTTCAATAAATATCAGGCACTTTCCACCATTGCACCGAGGAATTGACTTCTGTACATTTCTGCATAAAATCCACCCTTGTGTAAAAGTTCTTCGTGCGTTCCAGTTTCAATTATCTTTCCTTCGTTCATAACAAGTATCATGTCTGCATTCTTTATAGTTGAGAGTCTGTGAGCTATTACAAACGAAGTTCGACCTTTCATCAAATCCCTCATAGCACGTTGGATGTAAATTTCAGTTAAAGTATCTACATTGCTGGTTGCTTCGTCTAAAATGAGTATGTCAGGATTTGCTAAGAAAGCTCTTGCTATTGTGATTAGCTGCTTCTCTCCTTGGGAGATGTTGGCTGTATCCTCACCAATAACCGTATCGTATCCATCTGGAAGCGCGAGTATAAAGTGGTGAGCATGTGCCATCTTTGCAGCATTTATGATCTCTTCTTCTGTTGCTTGTTCCTTACCATAAGTTATGTTCTCTTTTATTGTGCCATTAAATAACCATGTATCTTGCAAAACCATTCCAAAGTGCTTTCTTAGGTTATACTTCTTTATATCTCGTATATCAATTCCATCTACTTTGATACTACCACCTTGAATTTCATAAAATCTCATCAATAAGTTAACAAGCGTTGTCTTTCCTGCCCCAGTTGGTCCCACTATTGCTATCGTTTGCCCACTTTTAACTTCGATGTTTAAGTTTTCGATTAATGGTTTTTCAGGAAGATAACTGAAACGAACAGATTCGAACTGAACTTCGCCTTTTATACTTTCCAACTCTATGGCATTTTCCTTGTCCTGAACCTCTTCTTCCTCTTCAAGAATTTCGAATATCCTTTCCGAAGCGGCTAATGTAGATTGGATCATGTTAACTATGTTCGCTATCTGTACAATTGGTTGATTGAATTGTCTCGAGTACTGTATGAACGCTTGTACATCGCCAACCGTTATGGATTTCTTTGTGACAAGGATACCACCGCCAACAGCAACGATTATATATCCTAAGTTGCCTATAAAGTTCATTACCGGCATGATAATTCCGCTTATGAACTGCGCCTTCTTACTGGCGCTATACAATTGCTCATTGGTCTTCTTGAACTTCTCGAATTCTTCCTCCTCACGCCCATATACCTTAACAGCGATAAATCCGCTGTAGACCTCTTCGACTTGTCCTGTTAACGTACCCAAGAGTTTTTGTTGTTGTGCAAAGAATTTCTGAGAGTGTTTAGCCACAAGTATCGTTACAATAGCGCTCAAAGGAAGTGTTATGAGAGTAAGCAAGGTTAGAGACACATTTATCGTCAGCATCATGTATGTTATACCAGCTATTGTAACAATTCCAGAAATGAACTGTGTTAGACTTTGTTGAAGCGTGTTACTTATCAAATCTACATCGTTTGTAACACGGCTTATGATATCTCCATGTGCTCTTCCATCGTAGAATTTCAAAGGTAGTCTTTGAAGCTTTTCATTTACATCCTCGCGCATCTTCCTAACAATCTTTTGTGTTATTCCTGCCATCAGGTATCCCTGGAAGAAATTGAGGAGTGCTGATATCGAATATAGTATTCCGACAGTCATTAATATATTGAAAATCTTTTCAAAATCCATTTTGGTTTTTAGAAATGCCGAAAGCGGAGTATTTCTAATCATAACTACCCTAAATATTTCCGTCGTTGCTTGTCCGAGAATCTTGGGGGCTCTAATTGTCAATACGGTTGCTGCGATAGTCAATACAAAGACTATTATTAGCCCAATCGTATGTGGTTTCAAGTATTTCATAAGTTTTGACATTGCTTTCTTGAAGTCCTTTGGCTTTTCACCGCCTCTTGCAAAAGCAGGACCACCCGGTCCACCCGGACCTCCAGGCCTCATACGTGTGTTCTGTGGTTTGTTATTCTGCATATTCTTTTCACTCATGGTATCACCTCGTCTCCTCGGTTGACAGCTGAGAATATACTATCTCTCTATATGTTTCGTTATCTCTCATCAATTCATCATGATTGCCAATACCAACTATCTCTCCATCTTTCAGAACTATAATTTGGTCAGCGTTCATAATTGTAGCAACTCGCTGTGCTACGATAATTACTGTTGCATCTTTTGTCTCTTTGAAAAGCCTGAGCCGTATTTTTGCATCAGTCTTGAAATCCAAAGCACTAAATGTATCGTCGAAAAGGTAGATTTTTGGATTTCCAGCTATCGCTCTCGCCAAAGAAATTCTCTGTTTCTGACCTCCAGATAAGTTCAAACCGGCTTGCTCGATATGGTAATTTAAACCTTCCGGATATTTTGAAGCGAATTCTAAAACTTGAGCAATATCTGCTGCTCTTTCAACCATAGTGTCATCTATCCAGTCTCTTCCGAACCGAATATTCTCAAGGATTGTTCCTGTGAATATAACAGGCTTTTGAGTAGCGTATCCGATATTCCTTCTCAGCACTTCAAAAGGTATTTCTTTAACATCAACGCCATCAAGCTTGACGCTCCCGGAAGTTGCGTCGTAAAATCTGGGTATGAGATTTAGAAGGGTTGTCTTTCCTGAACCTGTCGCGCCTATGATCGCGGTTACTTGTCCTGGATATGCTTTAAAAGATATGTTATTTAAAACAGGTTCCTTCGCTCCCGGATATCTAAATGTAACATTTTCGAATTCAACAACGCGCACCAACGAATCGTTAGAATTATTCTTCTTAATTAAGGTACTTTTCTGAGAAAGCTCCGAAGAAATTGGAGAGATTATCTTAGGCTGTACTTTGAGAACCTCTGAAATCCTCTTAGCCGACACAGAAGCTCTTGGAAGAAATATGAAAATTACAGATATCATTATAAATGAAAACATTATCTGCATAACATACTGCATAACAGCCATCATCTGTCCGACTTGGAGAGTGCCGGCATCTATTTGTTTTGCACCAAACCAGATTATTCCGATAGTTGTAAAGTTCATCACAATCATCATATAAGGAAAAAGTATTGAACCAATTCTATTTATCCATAAACTTGTATTTGTAAGGTCGAGATTAGCTTTTTTAAATCTTTCCTTTTCGTATTCTTCTTTGTTGAATGCTCTGATAACCCTAATGCCTGTGACACGTTCGCGAACAATGAGATTCAGCTTGTCAATCTTTTTTTGCATACTTTTAAATAGGGGTGCTATAATCGCAGCAAGTAGACCGAGACCTCCAAGCATTACTGGAAGCGAAAAGGCTAAAATACCAGTTAGTTTTGCGTCCTTGTTTACAGCCATTATGATACCACCAACGGCCATTATCGGTGCCATGACCACCATTCTGAGTATCATTGTTGTAGCCTGTTGCACTTGCATCACATCATTCGTTGTCCGTGTAATAAGTGAGGATGTGCTGAATTTTGACATTTCTTCCATTGAGAACGCTGAAACTTTTTCAAAGACTGAGTTTCTCAAATCTTTACCAAGGCCCATACTGACCACAGAGGAAGTATAACTTGCGATAATTGAACTTAGAACCCCTATGAAAGAGACAAACAACATTTTTCCACCAACGTGCCAAATGTATCCGGTATCCCCCTTTACAATACCTTTGTCAACAATATCCGACATTAGATCGGGCAGATACAGCGATATTACTGCTTGTACAGCAACTAAAAGAACGGTTATTAAAATAAGGTACCAATACTTAAGCACAAACTTCGATATCATGGTTTCACTCTCCCTTATATGAACTGCATGGTTTATCTTGTACTCTGCTAAGGAGGTTAGATTTCATCCTGTTCAAGAGCGTTCTTAATATATTCTTGTCACTTTCCGTGAAATCTGTTAGAACCAATTTTTCAACGTCGAACAAAATATTCCTAAGTCTCTGAATTAGAGCGTTTGCTTTCTCAGTTGGATAAACACGTGAGATTCTTCTATCCTTTTCGTCTTGAACACGGTAGACAAAACCTGCTTTCTCCATTCTTCTCAACATAATTGCAATGGTGCCAGGTTCAACTCCTATAATTTTAGCTATCTCTTTTTGACTCAGGCCAGGGTTTCGTTTGAGCAAGAAGAGTATTGGAATCTGACCGGGGTGAACATTAAATCCCCTTAGAGTTCTCTCATGTACATATTTGTAGACAAGTCTCTGGATAGTGTTTAGGTTCATTAGCACGGTATCTCTTTCAAAAATCTCATCCAATTTTCAACACCTCCTATGTAAGCATTGTATTTCTTTATTATTGAGATGTACTATAATAAGACATATAATTATTAGACGTATAATTATACTATCACGAAATTATTCGATGTCAATAATGATGTTTTGAAAGTACTGAAATCAAATAGAATACTATCTTCAAAGCATTAAAGATTCTAAAAAGGTCGAAGTGTGGTATAATTATAAAAGAAATTCTGCTCCTGGAGGAATGAAGTATAAAGAAGAATTGGGTTAAGAACATTACGGTTTCTCGTGTTTTGTCAATTGCACTACTAATAATATTTGTACTGTCTGTGCTGTTTCTCGGAATTTCGTTAAAAACTCTCCATGGTGCCTTTAAGAGGGTTGAATCAGTAAAGGCGAATTTTGTTGTTGATAATTGCTACAAAAAAGGTATCACGTTAGTTTTTAGAGCAAATTTGAACATTCTGGCAAATGACATTGAACACAATGTCGAGATTATACAACTAAGAATATACAATTCGAATGGTAGATACCTCGGGAGCTGGACTAAAGATGGGGCTGTTCCTGAAGATTTCGTTTTTACAATATCTAATGTTCACTTATTCGATGGAAAAGATAAAATGAAAGGTGAAAGAATAACTATAGACGGTTTTGTTAAAGTGAAATTGAATATTGGCCGTTATGGTATGAGGCTTAATTTGCCAGTGAACGCAGAGGTGAGCATTAGTGAAGAAAAATAAGGCATTTGATGAATTTCAGGCAAATGTGTTAAACGAACTAAATGTTGGAGTGACTGAACAAGATAGGATATTTTCACCCGAGAGAACAGTATACGATACTTACTCACTCAGGCCGAAGTATCTCTCCGAATATATAGGGCAGGAAAACATCAAGGAACGCTTAAAACTCGCTATTTCTGCTTCAAAAATACGAGGGGAACAGTTGGACCACGTTTTATTGGCTGGTCCTCCTGGTTTAGGAAAAACAACGCTTGCGAATGTAATTGCCAACGAGCTTGGAGCAAATATCCACATAACGAGTGGGCCAATTCTTGAAAAGCAAGGGGATTTGGCTGCTATTCTAACAAATTTGGAAAGCGGAGATGTGCTGTTTATAGATGAAATCCACAGGATGAATAGAAGTGTGGAAGAAATACTCTACTCGGCTATGGAAGATTATCAGATTGACATAATGATCGGAAAAGGACCTGCGGCGAGATCTATAAGGGTGGAGTTACAGCCTTTTACTTTGATCGGTGCTACCACCCGGAGCGGACTTTTGACATCTCCTCTTCGAAATAGGTTTGGAATGATATTCGAGATGAGCTTCTACACGGAAAACGAGCTGAAGCTCATAATTACCCGCGCAGCGGGACTTATGGGAGTAACTATCGACGATGAGTCAGCTTTTTTAATAGCTAAGCGGTCCAGAGGAACTCCAAGAATTGCTTTAAGACTGTTAAAAAGAGTTAGAGATTTAAGCACAGTTAGAAATATGACACATATCAATTCACAGATCGTAGGCGAGGTTATGGAACTTTTGAAAATCGATGAATATGGTCTTGATGAGATGGATAGGAAAATTTTGCGGTTGATTATCGATGTTTACAAGGGTGGACCTGTTGGTTTGAAGTCTCTTGCCGCCTCTTTGGGTGTGACCGAAGACACGATAGCGGAAGTCTATGAACCTTTCCTCGTTCAAAGTGGATTTGTTGCAAGGACTGCAAGGGGCAGGATTGCAACAGAAAAAGCCTATAAATACTTTGGAATAAACAATTATGGAGGGTTGTTCAGTGAACCTTGAAGAGCAGATACGCCAAAATTATTCAAACATAATCGAGAATATAAAAATAAGCGCACAAAAAGTTGGCAGAAGTTCTGAAGATATTCGAATCGTTGCCGTTACAAAAACACATCCAGTTGATGCTATCAGAGCAGCGATACAGGCCGGATTAAGTGTCTTTGGAGAGAATTATGCACAGGAACTGCGTGAGAAGGCCGAACTGTTAAAAGGCGAGAATATTGAGTGGCATTTTATTGGTCGAATACAAACTAACAAGTTAAAATACATCGTTCCAGTAGCTACGTTAATTCACTCAGTTTATAGAATTGAGGAAGTTAGAGAAATAGACAAAATCGCAAAGAAATTGTTGAAAATACAAGATATTTTGATTGAAGTAAATGTCTCGGGAGAAGGAACTAAAGGTGGCCTGAAACCTGAGGAAGTTTTTGATTTCTTGAACAACATCCGCCACTATGAAAATATTCGCGTTAAGGGTTTGATGACAATGGCACCATACGTGGATCCAGAAGAGACGAGACCATATTTTAAAAAATTGAGGGAACTGAGGAATGAATTGCTAAAGGAATTTTCAGATATAAGTGAGCTTTCGATGGGGATGACAAATGATTATTGGATTGCAGTTGAAGAGGGGGCTACTATTCTTAGAATTGGAACTGCGATATTCGGAGAGAGAAAATACAAGGGGGAGTGAAAGATGTTTATACTCGGTAATTTTTTCTATGCAGTTGGTGTAGTACTTCGTGTTGCAATAAATTTTGAAGTCACTGTTATTATCATCGCAGCGATATTGAGTTGGATACCGCAGATTTATCAGTTTCGCATTTACCATATTTTAAGAGGTTTAGCTGATTTGGTTGAAAAACAAATAAGAAAGATCGTACCACCAATTGGATATATAGATATAACTCCTTTAATTGCGATTTTGTTGCTCATATTTTTGGATAGATTTTTAGCTCAGTCACTTATCGATCTTGGGTGGAGATTAAGGTGAAGATAGGCATCTTTTACCGAACCGACTATTTTAAAGCTGCTGAAGTCGTCTATAGTGCACTTAAAGATGAATTTGAAATATCGTTCTTCAAAGATTCTTCCGAGAATTTTCAGCCTGAAAGCAACGTTAGTGTCGTTCTGTCGGTTGGAGGAGACGGTACGGTACTAAGGACATTGAAGAAAGTTCAATGCCCAGTCTTAGGAATAAAGGCTGGTAGACTGGGATTCTTTTCTGGGTATTTACTAAATGAAATCGATAAGCTTGTTAAGGATTTGAAAAGTTGGAACTTTATCGAAGACAAGCGCTGGGTTTTAAGAATAGAATCTGAAGGTTTGAACTATTTTGCAATTAACGATGCCGTACTCCTAAAAAATGTTGAGCAAAAAATTGTAGATTTCCTTGTGGAAATGAAAGATGGGACATTTTACTATCATGCCGATGGCCTTGTCGTCAGCACTCCAACAGGTTCTTCTGCTTATGCTTTAGCCCTTGGTGGACCTATAATGCTTCCAAATGTCGAGGCTTTCGAAATCACGCCGATTGCTCCCCAGTTTTTGGCGACAAGAAGTTTAGTTATCCCAAGTAGCGAGAAAATACGCATTTCCGCCAACGAACCTGTCAATTTAGTTCTTGATGGAGACATTCTTTTTAGAACAAATGAGATATTCGTGAAGAAATGCACAAGAAACATAGTGCTGTTGCGCCCTAAAACTTACGATTTTTCAACATCTATTAAGGAAAAAATTGGATATGGAAAGCTCATTCTCGGGAATGGGAATCAGGTTTAATTATAAAAAATAGACTGCAAGGTGATATTCATGAAGTGGTTAATGAGAGAGGAGCTTGAAGAACTTAAAAAATTAGTTATGAAACAGGGATGGTATGTAGAAGACCTGCTCCATAACTGCTCTGAAGCGTTTAAGGAACGTGATGCGAATTTAGCACGCGAGATTGAACAAAATTACTGGGATGTCTACAAGAATTACTTAGACATTTTGGAGTTTTCACAGTTGATTTATGGGATGTTTTCGCCGGATAGGCGAGATCTCAGGTTTATCTCAGGATCAGTGGTTATTTCTAAAATACTTCTTGACGTCGCCGATAGAATAAGGGATATATCTGATGATATCGTTAAACTAACGAAAGAACCTGACATAAATCAGAGCATCGCGCTTCCGGACATGTTCAAATTTGCTCAGCGCATGCTGCGCAAATCATTACGAATATACGTAGACCAAAATCTCGAAGGAGCACCCGCTGTATGTTCGCAAGATGCACTTATGGATGAATCGCACGAGAGATTCAGCGATGATGTTATAAAACTAATTCAGGACAACCCGAGGATAATTCGCAGAGGTTTAACACTGATGGACATTTCAAGAGCATTAGAAGAGATTTCTGATTACTCAGTACAGATAATTGAGACAACCCATTATATCATGACTGCTAAGTATTATACGTGCTATAGAGATGAACTCAGGGAATTTTCAATCGATATGTTTAAGAAATTCTGACTTAGACGATTTGACCTTTAGCATACCGAATTCCACAGTGGGGTGAATTGTTTTGAAAACTCTAACAAAATACGTACTCAAACAGTCTTTAAAACCGTTCTTTATGGGGCTCGGCGGTTTCATAGTATTCGTTAGTGTTGAGTGGTTGTACCAGATTTCAGACTACATAATTAGAAACAGAGTTGATATATCAAAATTGTTCCTTTTTGTGTTGTATAATCTTCCTTATTTCACGGTCCTTGGCATTCCAGTTGGGGTTTTGTTTGCTATATTCTGGGTCATCAGTGAAATGTATACCAATAGAGAGATAACAGCAATCCTTGTACACGGCATATCGTCAAAACGTTTAGTAACACCGTTCGTTATTTTATCCATTATACTCGGCTTTTTTGCATGGTTAATGAACGATTACGTTGTTCCCAACGCAAATTATAAATCCTCGCAAGTTTTGAATCAGTACATATTGCAGTCACCGGAAACAGTGGTCAAGACAAACATGTTAGTTGAGTTAGAAAAAGATGTTTATTTCTATGTGAAAGAGTACAACAAACAAGCAGGTGAATTGTCCGACGTCGTGCTTTTTAGGAACGAAGAAGGTAACGAGCAGATTTTGACGTCTAAGAAGGTTATTAAGAAAAGTGATGGATGGTATCTTTTGGATGGAAATATGTACATAGTCGAACTCGAATCTGGTTTTCTCAAATTGGATATGCAGTTCAAGGAAATGAAACTTGACGTGGCTGGCGAGATAGAACAGATGCTAAGAGCTTATAAAACCACGCGCGATAAGACTTCTAAAGAACTTCGTGAGCAACTTGAGACATATAAGAAACTCGGTATTAATACTGCAAGCTTAGTTGTTGAACTTCACCAAAGGTACGCAAATGCTCTTGGATCTTTGGTGATCGTGCTGATAGGCTTACCTCTTTCTCTGCTTTTTGGGTTCACCAGCAGGTCTTGGAGTGTAATATTAACATTCTTGATAGTTGTTCTTTATCAGGGTTCTGGGGCATGGTTATCTGGAATGGGTAAGGAGGGGCTTCTTGATCCAGTTTTAGCGACCTGGCTGCCAAATATATTCTTCTCGATCGTCGGCTTTTTCATGTACATTCTGATGGATACGCCGTTTGCTTATAAGGTACGCGAGATTTTAAACAGGCTCTTCATCATCTTAGCTATCATGACTGTTTTTGGAATGGTTCTCGGTTCAACAGGCTTTGCTGGAGATGTCAAGATAAAAGCTCAATCATTTACCATATCTGAGAGTCACGCGTTTATTGAAGGAAAGATAGTTATTGAATGGGATAGATACAGAATTGAATGCGATGAGGCAACGGCAACACTTTTGGATGGAAAAGTAAAGTCGATACTCGCTGCAGGAAATATAAATTTTTTCGATGGTGATAGAAAGTACGTGGCAAAGTATCTCAATTATGAGTTTGAAACTGAAAGAGGAATAATCTTAAATGCCAGGACTGTCTACAATTACGATTATAAGGGTAAAAAAGTACCTATTTACCTTTCGGGCACATCGATTGAATTGCAGGAAGCAACGGAAAGCAAGAACGAAGTTATAATTGAAGATCCTCAACTTACAACGTGCAACTTAGAGGAACCACATTACGTGATATTATCTGACGAAGTGTACGTGCTTGAAAATAAGTACATCATTGCTAAAAATTCCTTTCTAATAGTTCTCGGTGTTCCCATTTTTCCTTACCCTGTTTTCTTAACCAAACTCGAAGGTACCGCACCATATTCATTTTCTGTAGTCTTTGGAAACACACTTGCCGTAACACAGACTTTTTCGTTCTCAGCAAATAATTGGAACAACACTTTATCTCTAACAACAGATTCAATAACCTTTACGGCAGAGAACTCAAAGAACAAGAGTGAGAAAATTACTTATGATTCAAAGAACGACAGGTTTGAATTTTCCATAATGCCTATAACATATAGATATTCTAAGGGTTCCGTGTACTACAAGCTCGATGGGATTGTTTTTTTAGAAGGCAATTTTATCAATGCATCGAATTATTATCATAAACTTGGGCTCAATTTGCAGTCTCAGAATGTATACTTCAAACCATACTTAATGTACGATGGGAAAACGACAGATTCCATAATATACCTAAATGGCGGAGTTAAGAGCTTGGATCTGAGCATACTTAACGACAACAAATTCTTGCTAAACTTAGACAGTGTTGTTCGTTTACAAACAGACGGTTATCTGACATCACTTGATAAGCCCTGGTCTAATTATTATCAGACAAGATACAGCCTTAATGTCAATAACAATCTCATTAGATATAGCCTGAACCTTGGCGGTGACATAAGGAACAATGGAGAAAACAGAACACTTAATTATACTTATCAACTTCCTTGGAATTCGAGAATTGATCAGCTATCGATAGATTTTCTATACAAATTTAACATTAAGTGGGTTTCTAACATAACTACATCGAAGAACGAGTCTTTTGGGCTTTCTGATAATTATACTTTGAGCTCGAGTTATAACGTTGGTCCGTTTAGAGTGACGGGTTCTTGGGAGCAAACCTATGCTTTTCTTGATGAGCCTACGAGTACTAACAGAAATCTTGTGAGACTTAGTACTTCTATCAATTCAAAAAACATTAGTACTTCTTTAATAAGAAGCTTTGATTTTGTAACTGGTAAACAGCTTCCGGACAATTACACTATTAACTATTCTCAAGATTTTGGTCCAATGAATATCAATGGTTCGATTACCGGAACTTACGATAACGTTAATAAGAAACTCGGGAATGAGAATATCTCAATTAGTACTACATTCAAAGATTTTCAAACAAGTTACACACTCCAGTACACTATAACCCCCGGAAAACCTGTTTCCAACTTTGTGCACAATTTTAAATACTCTAATCTCACCACCACCTTGTACCAAGAGAACGATTTCGTAAAGAGAGCGATTGTATCCGGTTCTTTTGCACTCCTTGACTATTCAGCAAAACTTAGTGCAAACTATTCTGTACAATCCAGAGAGTCTCAACCAAACTACAGTTTTACTTTAAGTCTTGAAAAGAAGGATGAGAAGTATATTCTTTCGTACAACACCGATAACACTAAGAAATATGTCTTCGAGACACAATTAAAAACGCTTGACCCGAACATATCGTTGAAACTAAGATACAATCCTGAAGAAAATAAAATAGAAAGCGGGAACGTCGTTCTGGATAAATCGTTGCACTGCTGGCGGTTAAGCTTTGGCATTGACTTCTCCTATAAGAGCACAAGTTCTGTCTTTGATTATGTAGACAAAGTAACGTTCAAGTTCTACCTTACCGATATACCTGACATTTTCTTCTTTTTGAATCCTAAGGAAGGGCAGTTCCAATTTAGCGGGAAGTGATGTGGTATGATGTTTTCCGACTTATCGAGCCAAAAGGGTAAAAATGAACACGGTGGAATGTTTGAGAGGTTTGAGGGTATTGTAAGAAAATACGCTCCCACGGAAGTTTCATTTTTACTTGCTGTTTCAGGCGGTGTGGACTCCATAGTTATGCTTGATTTGTTTATTCGGTTAAAAGCTAAGAGACAGCTGAAAATTGGTGTAGCAACCTTCAACCATAAACTTAGAAAAGAAGCAGATGAAGAAGTTGAATTCGTAAAAAAGTTCTGTGAAGACCATTCCATACCATTCTATA
Coding sequences within:
- a CDS encoding uracil-DNA glycosylase gives rise to the protein MKKEDLMKDIENRVHECQSCPLGFIRTNAVPGEGNVHSPIMFVGEGPGEEEDNQGRPFVGRAGQLLTKILESVNIRREEVYITNVVKCRPPNNRVPTALEIQACSHFLIAQIEVINPRMIIPLGSTAATFFLGKEESITKIRGKEIMWKGGIIVFPMFHPSYLLRNPSKEKGSPKDLTWQDIKKVRSYYESFLKAK
- a CDS encoding ABC transporter ATP-binding protein; the encoded protein is MSEKNMQNNKPQNTRMRPGGPGGPGGPAFARGGEKPKDFKKAMSKLMKYLKPHTIGLIIVFVLTIAATVLTIRAPKILGQATTEIFRVVMIRNTPLSAFLKTKMDFEKIFNILMTVGILYSISALLNFFQGYLMAGITQKIVRKMREDVNEKLQRLPLKFYDGRAHGDIISRVTNDVDLISNTLQQSLTQFISGIVTIAGITYMMLTINVSLTLLTLITLPLSAIVTILVAKHSQKFFAQQQKLLGTLTGQVEEVYSGFIAVKVYGREEEEFEKFKKTNEQLYSASKKAQFISGIIMPVMNFIGNLGYIIVAVGGGILVTKKSITVGDVQAFIQYSRQFNQPIVQIANIVNMIQSTLAASERIFEILEEEEEVQDKENAIELESIKGEVQFESVRFSYLPEKPLIENLNIEVKSGQTIAIVGPTGAGKTTLVNLLMRFYEIQGGSIKVDGIDIRDIKKYNLRKHFGMVLQDTWLFNGTIKENITYGKEQATEEEIINAAKMAHAHHFILALPDGYDTVIGEDTANISQGEKQLITIARAFLANPDILILDEATSNVDTLTEIYIQRAMRDLMKGRTSFVIAHRLSTIKNADMILVMNEGKIIETGTHEELLHKGGFYAEMYRSQFLGAMVESA
- a CDS encoding ABC transporter ATP-binding protein, with the translated sequence MISKFVLKYWYLILITVLLVAVQAVISLYLPDLMSDIVDKGIVKGDTGYIWHVGGKMLFVSFIGVLSSIIASYTSSVVSMGLGKDLRNSVFEKVSAFSMEEMSKFSTSSLITRTTNDVMQVQQATTMILRMVVMAPIMAVGGIIMAVNKDAKLTGILAFSLPVMLGGLGLLAAIIAPLFKSMQKKIDKLNLIVRERVTGIRVIRAFNKEEYEKERFKKANLDLTNTSLWINRIGSILFPYMMIVMNFTTIGIIWFGAKQIDAGTLQVGQMMAVMQYVMQIMFSFIMISVIFIFLPRASVSAKRISEVLKVQPKIISPISSELSQKSTLIKKNNSNDSLVRVVEFENVTFRYPGAKEPVLNNISFKAYPGQVTAIIGATGSGKTTLLNLIPRFYDATSGSVKLDGVDVKEIPFEVLRRNIGYATQKPVIFTGTILENIRFGRDWIDDTMVERAADIAQVLEFASKYPEGLNYHIEQAGLNLSGGQKQRISLARAIAGNPKIYLFDDTFSALDFKTDAKIRLRLFKETKDATVIIVAQRVATIMNADQIIVLKDGEIVGIGNHDELMRDNETYREIVYSQLSTEETR
- a CDS encoding MarR family winged helix-turn-helix transcriptional regulator, giving the protein MDEIFERDTVLMNLNTIQRLVYKYVHERTLRGFNVHPGQIPILFLLKRNPGLSQKEIAKIIGVEPGTIAIMLRRMEKAGFVYRVQDEKDRRISRVYPTEKANALIQRLRNILFDVEKLVLTDFTESDKNILRTLLNRMKSNLLSRVQDKPCSSYKGE
- the ruvB gene encoding Holliday junction branch migration DNA helicase RuvB codes for the protein MFSPERTVYDTYSLRPKYLSEYIGQENIKERLKLAISASKIRGEQLDHVLLAGPPGLGKTTLANVIANELGANIHITSGPILEKQGDLAAILTNLESGDVLFIDEIHRMNRSVEEILYSAMEDYQIDIMIGKGPAARSIRVELQPFTLIGATTRSGLLTSPLRNRFGMIFEMSFYTENELKLIITRAAGLMGVTIDDESAFLIAKRSRGTPRIALRLLKRVRDLSTVRNMTHINSQIVGEVMELLKIDEYGLDEMDRKILRLIIDVYKGGPVGLKSLAASLGVTEDTIAEVYEPFLVQSGFVARTARGRIATEKAYKYFGINNYGGLFSEP
- a CDS encoding YggS family pyridoxal phosphate-dependent enzyme, translated to MNLEEQIRQNYSNIIENIKISAQKVGRSSEDIRIVAVTKTHPVDAIRAAIQAGLSVFGENYAQELREKAELLKGENIEWHFIGRIQTNKLKYIVPVATLIHSVYRIEEVREIDKIAKKLLKIQDILIEVNVSGEGTKGGLKPEEVFDFLNNIRHYENIRVKGLMTMAPYVDPEETRPYFKKLRELRNELLKEFSDISELSMGMTNDYWIAVEEGATILRIGTAIFGERKYKGE
- a CDS encoding YggT family protein; the protein is MFILGNFFYAVGVVLRVAINFEVTVIIIAAILSWIPQIYQFRIYHILRGLADLVEKQIRKIVPPIGYIDITPLIAILLLIFLDRFLAQSLIDLGWRLR
- a CDS encoding NAD(+) kinase, translated to MKIGIFYRTDYFKAAEVVYSALKDEFEISFFKDSSENFQPESNVSVVLSVGGDGTVLRTLKKVQCPVLGIKAGRLGFFSGYLLNEIDKLVKDLKSWNFIEDKRWVLRIESEGLNYFAINDAVLLKNVEQKIVDFLVEMKDGTFYYHADGLVVSTPTGSSAYALALGGPIMLPNVEAFEITPIAPQFLATRSLVIPSSEKIRISANEPVNLVLDGDILFRTNEIFVKKCTRNIVLLRPKTYDFSTSIKEKIGYGKLILGNGNQV
- a CDS encoding phosphate signaling complex PhoU family protein encodes the protein MKWLMREELEELKKLVMKQGWYVEDLLHNCSEAFKERDANLAREIEQNYWDVYKNYLDILEFSQLIYGMFSPDRRDLRFISGSVVISKILLDVADRIRDISDDIVKLTKEPDINQSIALPDMFKFAQRMLRKSLRIYVDQNLEGAPAVCSQDALMDESHERFSDDVIKLIQDNPRIIRRGLTLMDISRALEEISDYSVQIIETTHYIMTAKYYTCYRDELREFSIDMFKKF